From the Pectobacterium carotovorum genome, one window contains:
- a CDS encoding TraR/DksA family transcriptional regulator — MPDEIDRDQEFNEQRLEEMIEQSRFKPGSTPSLFHCRVCGKPIPEKRRQALPGITTCTECQEKLERRRR; from the coding sequence ATGCCGGATGAGATCGACCGCGATCAGGAATTTAATGAGCAACGACTGGAAGAGATGATTGAACAGAGTCGTTTTAAGCCAGGGTCTACACCATCATTATTCCATTGTCGTGTGTGCGGAAAGCCCATTCCTGAAAAGCGACGGCAGGCACTGCCGGGCATAACCACCTGCACGGAATGTCAGGAAAAACTTGAACGCCGAAGACGTTAA